In Acidobacteriota bacterium, the DNA window GCGAGGATCGTCCCGAGATAGACAGCCGTACACGCGAGCAGGAACACGACGAGCGGAATCACGCGCGCGTCTCCCGCTCGATGAGTCCCGCCGTCAGTCCGCCCTTGCGTCGCAGCCGCGCCTCGACGCGACGCATCAGGCCATCGTCTGTCTCGTGGTCGTAACCGAGCAGGTGCAACAGGCCGTGGAGCGCCAGCACCTTCAGTTCCGTGGCGTACGCATGCCGTGCCGCGGCTGCCTGCCGGCGCGCCACGCCCGTCGCGATCACGATGTCGCCAAGGTGGCGCACCTGACCGCGTACACGCGGACCGTCATCGTCTGCCGGGAAGGAGAGGACGTCTGTGGCGCGATCCACGCCACGCCACTCGCGAT includes these proteins:
- the ybeY gene encoding rRNA maturation RNase YbeY, whose product is MDADPATLHITVCTRNGRPVRTPGLARWLAATAPARARGTVTIVLTGDAAMRRLNREWRGVDRATDVLSFPADDDGPRVRGQVRHLGDIVIATGVARRQAAAARHAYATELKVLALHGLLHLLGYDHETDDGLMRRVEARLRRKGGLTAGLIERETRA